Proteins co-encoded in one Ralstonia sp. RRA genomic window:
- the rpsD gene encoding 30S ribosomal protein S4 codes for MARYTGPKAKLSRREGTDLFLKSARRSLADKCKLDSKPGQHGRTSGARTSDYGNQLREKQKVKRIYGVLERQFRRYFAEADRRKGNTGETLLQLLESRLDNVVYRMGFGSTRAEARQLVSHKAILVNGVALNVPSAQIKSGDVVAIREKSKKQVRIAESLTLAEQSGFPTWVAVDAKKMEGTFKQVPDRADIAGDINESLIVELYSR; via the coding sequence GTGGCACGCTATACCGGCCCCAAGGCGAAACTGTCTCGCCGCGAAGGTACTGACCTTTTTCTGAAGAGCGCACGTCGCTCGCTCGCCGACAAGTGCAAGCTGGACAGCAAGCCTGGCCAGCACGGTCGCACTTCCGGCGCCCGCACCTCCGACTACGGCAACCAACTGCGCGAAAAGCAGAAGGTCAAGCGCATCTACGGCGTGCTGGAGCGTCAATTCCGCCGCTACTTCGCTGAAGCCGACCGCCGCAAGGGCAACACGGGTGAAACCCTGCTGCAACTGCTGGAATCGCGCCTGGACAACGTCGTCTACCGCATGGGCTTCGGCTCGACCCGCGCTGAGGCGCGTCAACTGGTGTCGCACAAGGCGATCCTGGTGAACGGCGTGGCACTGAACGTGCCGTCGGCACAGATCAAGTCGGGCGACGTGGTTGCCATCCGCGAAAAGTCGAAGAAGCAAGTGCGTATCGCTGAATCGCTGACGCTGGCTGAGCAAAGCGGTTTCCCGACCTGGGTGGCTGTGGACGCCAAGAAGATGGAAGGCACGTTCAAGCAAGTCCCGGATCGTGCGGACATCGCCGGCGATATCAACGAAAGCCTGATCGTCGAATTGTATTCGCGTTAA
- the rpsK gene encoding 30S ribosomal protein S11, translated as MAKAANTAAQRARKKVRKNVADGIAHVHASFNNTIITITDRQGNALSWATSGGQGFKGSRKSTPFAAQVAAESAGRVAQDQGIKNLEVRIKGPGPGRESAVRALNNLGIKIQVIEDVTPVPHNGCRPPKRRRI; from the coding sequence ATGGCAAAAGCAGCGAATACCGCCGCCCAGCGCGCGCGTAAGAAGGTTCGCAAGAACGTCGCCGACGGCATCGCGCACGTTCACGCGTCGTTCAACAACACGATCATCACGATCACCGACCGTCAAGGCAATGCTCTGTCGTGGGCAACGTCGGGTGGCCAGGGCTTCAAGGGCTCGCGTAAGTCGACGCCGTTTGCAGCTCAGGTCGCTGCTGAAAGTGCTGGCCGCGTGGCGCAGGACCAAGGCATCAAGAACCTGGAAGTGCGCATCAAGGGCCCGGGCCCGGGTCGTGAGTCGGCCGTGCGTGCGCTGAACAACCTGGGTATCAAGATCCAGGTGATCGAAGACGTGACGCCGGTGCCGCACAACGGCTGCCGTCCGCCGAAGCGTCGTCGTATCTAA
- the rpmJ gene encoding 50S ribosomal protein L36, with amino-acid sequence MKVLASVKRICRNCKIIKRKGVVRVICSSDPRHKQRQG; translated from the coding sequence ATGAAAGTGCTGGCTTCTGTTAAGCGCATTTGCCGCAACTGCAAAATCATCAAGCGCAAGGGCGTGGTGCGTGTGATCTGCTCGTCGGACCCGCGTCATAAGCAGCGCCAAGGCTAA
- the rpsM gene encoding 30S ribosomal protein S13, which yields MARIAGVNIPNHQHTVIGLTAVYGIGRSRAQKICEATGVPTNKKVKDLTDADLEKLRDEVNKFTVEGDLRRETTMNIKRLMDLGCYRGVRHRKGLPMRGQRTRTNARTRKGPRKAGVALKK from the coding sequence ATGGCACGTATCGCAGGGGTCAACATCCCCAATCACCAACATACCGTGATCGGCCTGACGGCTGTGTACGGTATCGGCCGCTCGCGCGCTCAGAAGATTTGCGAAGCCACCGGTGTCCCGACCAACAAGAAGGTCAAGGACCTGACGGACGCTGACCTCGAAAAGCTGCGTGACGAAGTCAACAAGTTCACCGTCGAAGGCGATCTGCGCCGTGAAACGACGATGAACATCAAGCGCCTGATGGATCTGGGCTGCTACCGTGGCGTGCGCCATCGCAAGGGCCTGCCGATGCGCGGTCAGCGTACCCGCACGAACGCCCGTACCCGTAAGGGTCCGCGTAAGGCCGGCGTCGCGCTCAAGAAGTAA
- the infA gene encoding translation initiation factor IF-1, whose amino-acid sequence MAKDDVIQMQGEVLENLPNATFRVKLENGHVVLGHISGKMRMHYIRILPGDKVTVELTPYDLSRARIVFRAK is encoded by the coding sequence ATGGCTAAAGACGACGTGATCCAGATGCAGGGTGAGGTGCTGGAAAACCTTCCCAACGCAACGTTTCGCGTCAAGCTAGAGAACGGCCACGTAGTGTTAGGCCATATTTCCGGCAAGATGCGGATGCATTACATCCGTATCCTGCCCGGGGACAAGGTGACGGTCGAATTGACCCCGTATGATCTGTCCCGCGCGCGCATCGTATTCCGGGCGAAGTGA